One Megalobrama amblycephala isolate DHTTF-2021 linkage group LG15, ASM1881202v1, whole genome shotgun sequence genomic window, AAGTCCGCAATGTTTTTCACTTCAATCTCGGATTGAGCAGAAGGACCGCGATAGTCTTCGCCGCAGGGGTCATCGCTTGCTCCAGGACCTGGAGAAAATGTGGAGACATTTAAAAATGGCAAAGTCATTTGGATCTGTTTCAACAAGAGAAAACGACAGTATGAACATACCACTAAATTCAGCATCAAAGTTTCTGTTGAGGTCAACACCAGGGCAGTTGGGGTTAGAGGTCACAGACCGACTCTTACGCCACAAACGGTGAAATTCCTGAGGTAATGTTAATTAGTAATGGCATTATAAATGCTTCTAAACATGTATTTGTGCTTTACATAAACAACGAACGACTGCTTACACGGGGAGAGATGTGGGAGAAGACATATCCATCAGGATTGGCCACAATCATCAGGAAAATATCCATTTGACTAAGGATACTGGGCACAGGGGCACGGTTTTCCTTAAAGTCTGTGGCAATCTAGAGAGTCAAGAGGATCAGATCAGAATATTAAAAAGATAGTTTTATAGGTAAGTTATGTAGACTTTTATCCAATCACCTTATAggaactatttttttctttttttcagatttggTTTTCTGGTGCCTTGAGACTATTATAGTAAATTGCTACATTGGCCCAATATTCAAACACCAAACAGTCATATTTTGCTTATTTTGAAGTGAGGACATGTGAATGCTGCTATAAACTAGTTTCTGAGTTCATTGCTGCTgaacatacaaaataaaataaaaatgtaaaaaattataaaataaacaattgtGCTTTAAAAGTTCAGTGTTGCTGCACAAGctctaataaaaataaaataaaaattaaatgaaattaaataaaaaattgctgctgcatatacaaaataaaaaagtaaaaataaataaaatatcttgctaAACAGTTAATTGCTGCtgcatatgcaaaataaaaataataaaatattttgctaaaccatttattgctgctgcatatacaaaacaaaaaataaaaaaataaaataaaatatcttgctaaaccatttattgctgctgcatattcaaaataaaaaataaaaacagtaaataaaataaaatatcttgctaAAAAGTGAATTGCTGCTgcatatacaaaataaaaaaaataaaataataaataaaataaaatatcttgctaAAAAGTTCAGTGTTGCTGCACAAGCTCCATTtgcagaaaataaaaattaaatgaaattaaattaaatcttgCTGCTgcatatacaaaataaagtaaaaataaataaaatatcttgctaAACAGTTAATTGCTGCtgcatatgcaaaataaaaataataaaatattttgctaaaccatttattgctgctgcatatacaaaataaaaaatatataaataataaaaataaaatatcttgctaAAAAGTGAATTGCTGCTgcatatacaaaataaaaaaataaaaataataaataaaatatcttgctaAAAAGTTCAGTGTTGCTGCACAAGCTCCATGtgcagaaaataaaaattaaattaaattaaattaaatcttgctgctgcatatgcaaaataaaaataaaatattttgctaAAAAGTGAATTGCTGCTGcatatacaaaacaaaaaataaaaaataaaataaaatatcttgctaaaccatttattgctgctgcatattcaaaataaaaaatatataaataataaaaataaaatatcttgctaAAAAGTGAATTGCTGCTgcatatacaaaataaaaaatatataaataataaaaataaaatatcttgctaaaccatttattgctgctgcatatacaaaacaaaaaataaaaaataaaataaaatatcttgctaaaccatttattgctgctgcatattcaaaataaaaaatatataaataataaaaataaaatatcttgctaAAAAGTGAATTGCTGCTgcatatacaaaataaaaaatatataaataataaaaataaaatatcttgctaaaccatttattgctgctgcatatacaaaacaaaaaataaaaaataaaataaaatatcttgctaaaccatttattgctgctgcatattcaaaataaaaaatatataaataataaaaataaaatatcttgctaAAAAGTGAATTGCTGCTgcatatacaaaataaaaaatatataaataataaaaataaaatatcttgctaaaccatttattgctgctgcatattcaaaataaaaaatatataaataataaaaataaaatatcttgctaAAAAGTGAATTGCTGCTGCatatacaaaattaaaaaataaaaataataaataaaataaaatatcttgctaAAAAGTGAATTGCTGCTGCatatacaaaattaaaaaattattatatatatatatatatatatatatatatatatatatatatatatatatatatatatatatatatatatatattgctagACAGTTCATTGTTGCTGCacatgcaaaaaatataaaaaattaaaattaaataaataaaaaattaaataaaacaaaaaacaaaacaaaagatctTAATAAAAAGAATATCCAAGGGAGCTCATGTGCAATGGCAAGCGAactaaaacaacataaatgtgCTGGCACATATAATCCTTGTTGTCAGGAAAGAAAAATCTAGTCTTACATTCTTATAATTACCACAATAGTTTAATGAAACAAGAAAATAGCTCTGAATGTACCACGACAAACATACTCAACCAAATACTAAAGATATAATTCTTCTGCAAACTCACTCACCCTGTCAGCAATCCACACTGCTGAGGCATGAGAAACCCACTCCCTGGCATGGATTCCAGCATCAATCCAGATTGCAGGCTTTTTCTCTCCACCAGTGCTGAACTGGACGCattgaaaatatataacaaatcaGATAAATATACAGATATGTACATAAATATCAATCTGTAATGAGTTTATGATCACATAATCTGTTTACCTTCAGGGCATACATGGGACGGTTCTCATAAGTGCTTCCAATCTTCACTTTAGAGATCAGGTTAGGGTGACTCGCAACAAGGGTGTCCATAAAACTGTAAATCTGaagtgaataaaaacatttagatgTTTTGTTTAAGTTTTAAATGCATGATATCTTGCATATAAATATGGTTGTGCAAGCCCTTTTGCTCAAGTCAGCGCATGTACTTACAGTCTCCAGGTCGTGATAAGCAGCAAAGTTGAAGCTCTTGGTCTTGCGTTCAATATCTGCATTACTAACCATTTCTGCTCTCTCCCTGTCCAAAAGTTCCTGAGACACAGTAAAACTTATGTATTACTTTGACTTACTTGACTGAAAAATCACAAGACTTCCTTAACTATCGGAATTTATAGGgctatataattaattacagattttCTTCTACAAACTGTGCAAGATTAacaatgtcttcttttttttttagatttttgtaAATAACTCACCTGCACATTGTTGATCATGACAGTAAAAGGGATGTTGTTTTCCATGAGGAAGTCTTTGAAAGCATACAGACTGGCGTGAGGCACACGGATATCAACAGGCCGTTCAGTAGAGAAGCCATGGGTCCAGAAATCCAGCTATAGGGtcacataatatatattttcatgtcaTATTGCATATATGTGGTCATTTGAAAGCTAAAATATGTCAGCAGGCATTTAACAAATAAAGAACATCATACCCCCCAATCCATGTCCTTCTCCAGCTCCTTCAAAACCTGAATGTGGTCTTCAGATTCTGCCTGGATTCTAAGAACTTGGTCTCTATTAagaataaaaaagataattagCACATTCTGAACAAGAAACAAGGCTGAAAATAAGTATCTGAACTTACCCATTAAAGAGCTCCTCGCAGTGAACTGCGACCAGTAGCGCAAAGACAGCTAGATAGAGTCTCATGTTCTCTGGGAATGATCTCTACTGTTGGTCTCTTTCATGGATTGCTGCTCTTATACACTCAGAGACACATGTTGGGTTCTCAGAAATATCAGTGCTGATACAGTGCGTGTCTTTTCCAGGTTAATATTGCTGCATATTTCTCAGGGATTCCAATTACAAAACAATTCAACAATCTGTATACCTTTCATCTCCAGGAAAACAATTCTCATCTGGATTCAGAATTGGACAGTATGGTGGAAACAGCACCATCatgaattgtgttttttttttttcttttctttttttaaatgaatacttttatttggcattaaattggtcaaatatgactgtagcccaaagacttttacattgttacaaaaaaaatgtatttcatttcttgaactttcaattaatcaaagaatataaaaaaatcagcatattaggatgatttcttaaggatcatgtgacactaaaatgacattttagaaAAATCTGTCACTTTCAggtctttccaaacctgtataactttctttctcctgcagaaagaagaaagaaagtcatacaagtttgtaacgacatgaggacaagtaaataattacagaattttcatttgggATGAATAATCCCTTTAAGACCAGTATGGACCAGTGCATCAACAAAACATATAGGCCTAGTGTTTATTATAGATTTACTAATAGATCACAAGAcatttttttgctgtttaaatCATCACAGCAGTTGATGGGCTAATAAAGAGGCATCAATAAGATAGACAAACCTCAACAGattttttgagatttttattagtttttgttattttttaaataggtctatatcgtttttattcatttttatttcagttactttTGAAACTTCAAGTTATACtaaatcaaaataatatatGTAGCCTTGGCTGAAATAAAACTAATTTaagtttttgtatattttattttatttcagttaacaaatCACAAACATATTGCATAATGTATCTGAGAGCCAACCATGTTTCCCTTGCAGTGGAAACGATCTGGTCGGCAGGCAGGAAGAATCCATATTTGCCAGTGTCACGCAACTCAAAAGCAAAGGAATATTTGATGCCACGTTGGTAAGCCCAGTCAACACTTGCACCACTAGCTTGCTCTGAAATAAAACGTACAGGTTACATGTATTTCTGATACCACAACTCTTGATTATTTTCTAGCATGCAGGTTGACACACcacttaaagggacagtccaccaaaaaatataaattatcattatttactcatccaaacctgtatgcatctttcttctgcaaaacacaaaagaacatattttgaagaatgttggtgaTCAAACAGCTTTGGTTCCCattgactttaaagggttagttcacacaaaatgaaatttctgtaatttattactcaccctcatgtcgttctacacctgtaagaccttcgttcatcttcagaacacaaattaagatatttttgatgaaatccgatggctcagtgaggcctgcattgccagcaataacacctttttcaatgcccagaaagctactaaaaacatatttaaaacagttcatgtgactacagtggttcaaccttaatgttatgaagtgacgagaatactttttgtgcgccaaaaataacaaaatagcgactttattcaacaatatctagtgatgggcgatttcaaaacactgcttcacgaAGCTTCAGAGTATTGAAAGTATtgactgagccattggattttatcaaaaatatcttaatttgtgttctgaagatgaacgaaggtcttacgagtgtagaacgacataagggtgagtaattagtgacataattttcatttttgggtgaactaaccctttaattgtatgggcaaaaaaaaaaaaaaaaaaataatacttttgcTTTGTGAAGAAAAAGATGCATACAAgtttgtaacaacatgagggtaagtaaatgaatacattttcatttttgggtggactatctcTTTAATCTCTCATTTCATGTTTCACAAAATTAACTCATTCTACCATAACAAAcgttaaaaacaataaatactggTAGTatcgtactcggttactaacgtaacctcggttccctgagatacggaacgagtactgcgtatggggaaagatctcctttttccccgttactgaagcctttttcaataacgcagtgtaactgcatcatcattggttcactcatagacaagttgttgaaccaatgacggtgcggcatagctgcgcggcctatggcgacaaagcacgcaaatattcccgccgaaatgggcggggtttagggctatataagcaggtgcttcgccataggatttcaggtcattcgactgaagcgacgacactgaagccgtAGCCTCGTGGCACAGCATGTAATGCAGTACttgttccgtatctcagggaaccgggGTTActttagtaaccgagtacgctccctttcgatacttcactcgtactgcgcatggggaacgaattcaaccgcgccgtgccatgGCAGGGAATgactggacttgtcttggacACCGCAAGGGAACCAGAGGACAAGTGAGAAAGCCGTCGAACCCTGTTACACTACCAAAAGGGGAGTCAATTCCCAGAGTGGCATGAAGCGGAGCTCGATAGAGGCCGCTGGATGataccgagaggacccgagcttgtaaggtcgggatgtccaaatgataaaatctgacaaaagtggacggcgaggaccagccggccgcctcacagatgtcttgaatcgaaactccactagaccaggcccaagaggaagccattcctctagtggagtgggctaTAATTCATATGGGGCAGTTGAGGTCCATAGAGGAGCAACAAAGAGCaatagcgtcgactatccaacgtGCAAGATGTTGCTTTGAGCCCGAAGACCCTTTGGTGTGGCCGCCAAAGCAGATAAAGATCTGATCAGATTGCCGGAAAGGCTGTGATTGCTCAACATAGGTCCTTAATGCCCTGACGGGGCAGAGCAATTCCAGCTCTCGCTCGTCCGACGAGGGAGGAAGCACCGAGAGGGAAATtacctgtgctctgaatggaatcgagagcaccttagggacgtagccatgcctatgTTTCAAAACGACcttggagtcgttgggcccgaactcaaggcatgcagggctcacggagagggcctgcaagtcgccaacacgcttaaccgatgctagtgcaagtagcagagcggttttgagcgtcaggggcctgaggtcagctgaacacagtggctcaaagggaggccctttgagagctctgaggaccaaagagaggtcccaggtgggaacgGTGAGAGGACGAGGTGGATTCaatcgcctagaacctctcaagaaacgcaccacaaggttgtttcgtcccactgactggccagcgataggagcgtgaaacgctgcgatggctgctatgtaaactttgagcgttgaaggggtgcGACCCAGTTCTAAATGCTcctggaggaaagacagtatcaGAGATATgtcacactccactgggtctatgttgcgtgcagAACACCAgccaacaaagaccgaccatttctgggcgtagaggcgtctcgtggacggagctctcgcctgagagatggtattcagcacgtccccggggaggttagcaggctcccatcgagggaccagaggtgagggagcccagagttctggctggggatgccaaatcgtcctgttcgcctgagagaggaggtcccgtctcagggggatcggccacggggcttttgtggaaagcctgaacagctctgaggaccaaacttgactcctccagagcggggccaccaggaggactctgtgcttgtcttccctgattcgtctgatgATCTGCGagatcagagcgatcgggggaaaagcgtaaaggagggtgctgggccagaTGTGAGCCAGCGCATCGTCCTCCTTcgagaaataaattgggcaatgagagttgtcttctgaggcaaagaggtctacctctgccttcccgaagaactcccagatcgtgagaaccgtctgggggtggagcatccactcgtctgaggggacattgctccgagatagcatttctgctcccaagtttgttctcccgggtatgcgagtcgctctgagcgactgaaacctcgataatgcccattccagaaggctggacgaaagaccgccctggtgatttatgtatgacaccactgtcacactgtccgactggactaagacgtggcgtCCCGTCAGGTGTGCCTGAAACGCGtgaagggctcgaatcactgccaacatctcgaggcagttgatgtgcagatcgCTTTCTtcgtgagaccacgagccgaaggccggtctgccctcgcaaagagcaCCCCAACCTGTGTTGGATGCATCTGTTGAGAGCACTgtccttctggacaccgcctgtaggggtacaCCTTGActgaaccatacagggttcatccagggtttcagagctgtcaaacaggcctgattgaccctgagacACAGGCGGCTGTGCCGCCAGGCGTGACGagggacccggaacttcaaccagtattgCAGAGGCCGTATCCgcagaaggccgagctgcagagCCGGGAAGGTGGAAGacatcagccctagcatcctctggaagaacttcagagggagataggctctgttcctgaccgatgccgcgagctgctgaatggccagagcgcgctctggcgagactacAGCCGTCATACAGGCTGATTCGAAgactgcacccaggaacgttatgcgttggctggggagcagtgagctcttggcaaagttgaccctAAGACCCAGGCACTCCATGTGGCTGAGTAGCATggatctgtgatgctccagctcggctcgtgactgggctaggatgagccagtcgtcgagataattgagaacccggattcccaacTGTCTCAttggggaaagcgccgcgttcatgcacttggtaaaagtgcgaggagctagggacagccTGAATGGAAGGACCatatattggtaagccacaccctcgaatgcgaatctcaagaatcgcctgtgatggggggctatctggatgtgaaagtatgcttctttcaggtccagcaagcagaaccagtccccggggcaaacctgcgtgaggatctgcttcagcgttaacatcttgaacttccgtctcatgagggagaggttcaagagcctgagatctaagatgggtctgagaccgccatctttctTGGGGACTAGAAAATAatggctgtagaaccccgaattgctctctgagggggaaactatttctatagctcctttcctcAGAAGAGACGTGACTTCGGCTCGGAAGACATGAGTGTCGTCCGTATTGACTGAAGTCTGAAGCACCCCGCTGAAGCACGGGGGCCTTTGGGCGAACTGAAGCGAGTAGCCTCGACTTACAGTCCCCAAGACCCAGcttgacactccggggatggcctgccaggcctcggcccgcgtgacaaggggttgaatgGCATCGGATGACGGGGCTGCCGATCGGGGGCCCGTACACCGGAGAGGCTTGCATCGATGCCAGACTCATCCAGAGAATGGAGGAGTTTCGGCTGAAACACCTGGAGAATCGCCATGGTGTGTAGCGCtgaggcagcctggcccgcGGACATGTAAGCTCTGCCAGCCAGGGCAGAGGTGGTCCTGCAGGGTTTGGATGGACCTCTTCGTCTTCCAGACCACAGCCGCggggggacagaggtgagccGCTACTGCTTCGTCCAGGGGCGGTAGATGCTCGTAACCCTTCTCTTTAGAGCCATCCACAGAGGTGAGGGCTGAATAATGTGTAGTACGTAGGCGGGCAGAATACGGGGCGCACCACGACTTCGTCAGCTCGTCATGAACCTCTGGGAAAAACGGGGCAGAGCGTTGGCGAGGGGCCTGGCGGTGAcccggcaggaaccactcatcgAGCCTGCTCCGTGATGGCTCCTCTGGTGGAGCCCATTCGAGGTCCAAATCCTCCACTGCCTTCGAGaggatgcggaagagctcggcatccatacccggcttacagtcaatgggctccagcgAGGGAAGGCGGGCGGGGTCCTCTGAATCACCGGCCCATCCTTCAGCTTCAGAGGCCGCGAGAGACATGGAGTCATCAAGCGGCTCGTCCTCAGAACCGCCGAAGGAGACGAGGTCACTCGCTTCTGCCGAGGGACGCAGCTCAGGGCGGGAGAACAGGACGGGGGACTGCTCTCTCGAGGGAGAGGGTGAGGCAAGCGGGGGCTGAGCCGGCGTGATCTCATCCAACTCCGTGCGCTGGGCCACTCTGCCCCACTGTCTCTTCCTAGCCGGCTCACGGGAGGAAgaagacgggagggcgcgagcggcgggACCGCCTTCACTGAAGAAGGCGATCCGCGAGCGCAGAGAGGCGAGACTCATGTTCTCGCAGTGAGAACATGAGGTCCCGGTGAGCGCAGCCTCTGCGTGGGGTCTGCCCAGGCAGCCGACGCACTCACCGTGCCCGTCGTCGTCGTCGGggctctgcatgtgccacaAGAGTGGCGCGGCATTTGCAGCAACACCGCCGTTTgaggggctcttttagagcggtatGAACCGCTAGgaaaagctcttttagagcggcaataAACCGCAGGAAAATACTCTTTtaggcgcgccggatggcggcaggagacgggCTGGCAGGCGGCCGGAAGCGGGAAGCGGGCGGCTCGAGACGGCGCTCGAAGCAGCAGTCAACGAGGGTGCCGGCGCTTCTTCATCGGCGAGCTCAGCAGTCCGCTGTGGGAGCCTCTTCCATGGCGGCGAGAGCTTCTTTCCAGGCAAGCTTCTTCCAGGCGACGAAGGCTTCAGCCGGAGATCAGGGAGTAGTGATGTGAAGTCGTcactgaaggagagagaactgaaatcctatggcgaagcgcctgcttatatagcactaaaccccgcccatttcagCGGGAATATTTGcacgctttgtcgccataggccgcggagctatgccgcgccgtcattggttcaacaacttgtctatgagtgaaccaatgacgatgcagttacactgcgttattgaaaaaggcttcagtaacggggaaaaaggagacctttccccatacgcagtacgagtgaagtatcgaaagggaacttggTTATTATACAGAAATCATAATTCCTTTTCAAAACAAGAATGACATTACCATGTATCACAGGCCTTTCTGTATGTTACAAGCATAAATCTCACATTTTGTGATATTATTCAGTATGCTTTACTTGTGGACGATAAACAAAAAGAAGTTTTCTAGATCTTGAATATTCTTCAGTAAGTAATGATGGTACAAATCAAGCACATTTGTGTCTAATTCAGCTTAATTTTCTATTaagtttttttaaacaaatttaaataacgTAAACCAATGACAAAACTATGCATAGTTTAGTCTACAGACAAATGTGTACTACACAAGGTAATGAGAAATCCATGTAATCGACTGTAAACAAACTGTACAACATAGGCCATGTCTTAGTAAGTGGTTAAAATAGATCCACAATCCACTTACCGATGGTGTGGAAGATACTTCCAACTTTATAAATGGTGCCATGCCAAGAATTGAGGGCTTTGTTTGCTTGTGTGGCCACATCATGCTAGAATAGACGCATAAAAACTTGTCAGTGTGAGATCATGTAAAACAAACACGATTCAGAGGTTTATGGATGTAGATTTCTTAACCAGTTCAGGCTGGTCAGGAGCGTTTGTGCCGCTgtaggcatagggatacattaaGAGCTGGGAGTAAGCATGGAGGGTCATGAAGGATTTGAAGTTGCCGTGGCTCGTGATGAAGTCCGCAAT contains:
- the LOC125247073 gene encoding carboxypeptidase A2-like isoform X2 is translated as MRLYLAVFALLVAVHCEELFNGDQVLRIQAESEDHIQVLKELEKDMDWGLDFWTHGFSTERPVDIRVPHASLYAFKDFLMENNIPFTVMINNVQELLDRERAEMVSNADIERKTKSFNFAAYHDLETIYSFMDTLVASHPNLISKVKIGSTYENRPMYALKFSTGGEKKPAIWIDAGIHAREWVSHASAVWIADRIATDFKENRAPVPSILSQMDIFLMIVANPDGYVFSHISPREFHRLWRKSRSVTSNPNCPGVDLNRNFDAEFSGPGASDDPCGEDYRGPSAQSEIEVKNIADFITSHGNFKSFMTLHAYSQLLMYPYAYSGTNAPDQPELHDVATQANKALNSWHGTIYKVGSIFHTIEQASGASVDWAYQRGIKYSFAFELRDTGKYGFLLPADQIVSTARETWLALRYIMQYVCDHPY
- the LOC125247073 gene encoding carboxypeptidase A1-like isoform X1 is translated as MGKFRYLFSALFLVQNVLIIFFILNRDQVLRIQAESEDHIQVLKELEKDMDWGLDFWTHGFSTERPVDIRVPHASLYAFKDFLMENNIPFTVMINNVQELLDRERAEMVSNADIERKTKSFNFAAYHDLETIYSFMDTLVASHPNLISKVKIGSTYENRPMYALKFSTGGEKKPAIWIDAGIHAREWVSHASAVWIADRIATDFKENRAPVPSILSQMDIFLMIVANPDGYVFSHISPREFHRLWRKSRSVTSNPNCPGVDLNRNFDAEFSGPGASDDPCGEDYRGPSAQSEIEVKNIADFITSHGNFKSFMTLHAYSQLLMYPYAYSGTNAPDQPELHDVATQANKALNSWHGTIYKVGSIFHTIEQASGASVDWAYQRGIKYSFAFELRDTGKYGFLLPADQIVSTARETWLALRYIMQYVCDHPY